One Pseudodesulfovibrio senegalensis genomic window carries:
- a CDS encoding type IV secretion system protein has protein sequence MKTGFVIICLLSALWPTSSPGGMAVSDAVTHTLASKLIGVEAESKANIIKQLQEAYKANEWLTKSYEAITGTYNRAQGFVDQVNEVRGFLGDTKSTILGRYSEIEDLYDDYSDGDVEIEDVLDVLDVSFKDPRTTPPDEWHKLLDRQYEIRQKTIRQTIKRGQDILQSMPERMQKIVELANQIDNTANTKDSSDLTNRILIEMLTVLNEQLALSMEYHQMMATLNYQGVTEESMKTRKAARELITKKQDVVQKEINFVKNLGVDDLTDIEAVLDATYTGK, from the coding sequence ATGAAAACTGGCTTCGTCATTATTTGTTTGCTTAGTGCGCTTTGGCCGACTTCATCCCCTGGGGGAATGGCCGTTTCTGATGCAGTTACACATACTCTTGCGTCAAAATTAATCGGAGTTGAAGCCGAATCCAAAGCGAACATCATTAAACAACTTCAAGAGGCTTACAAGGCGAATGAGTGGCTGACTAAATCGTATGAAGCCATAACAGGCACGTACAACCGTGCCCAAGGATTTGTTGATCAAGTAAATGAAGTTCGTGGGTTTTTGGGAGATACGAAAAGCACAATTTTGGGGCGCTACTCTGAAATAGAAGATTTATATGACGATTACAGTGATGGAGATGTTGAAATTGAAGACGTTTTAGACGTTTTGGATGTATCATTTAAAGACCCTCGTACAACTCCTCCTGATGAATGGCACAAACTTTTAGATCGTCAATACGAAATACGTCAAAAAACAATCCGGCAAACCATCAAACGAGGCCAGGACATTTTACAATCAATGCCGGAACGGATGCAAAAAATTGTGGAACTGGCCAATCAAATAGACAACACGGCGAACACTAAAGATTCGTCAGACCTTACGAATAGAATTTTGATTGAAATGCTCACAGTTTTGAATGAACAACTGGCACTTTCAATGGAGTACCATCAAATGATGGCCACCTTAAATTATCAAGGAGTTACGGAAGAAAGCATGAAGACAAGAAAAGCAGCAAGAGAACTCATTACAAAAAAACAGGACGTAGTTCAAAAAGAAATAAATTTTGTCAAAAATTTAGGTGTGGACGATCTTACAGACATTGAAGCAGTTTTAGACGCAACTTATACAGGGAAATAA
- a CDS encoding type IV secretion system protein — translation MSEAGIAGSIFTQLIGLNNIYLNSIYSTLMDYFCTPLRIGMLIYTLYIAYSLSTKGWEAMKSLTATYLYFLFLYSAFLEFSFFYENIVDVTIKTTMNLSSFFISAGEAKEYTNVHEVFNKLDDTAMNFFQAIQKIAPDETFITNAGKYFTYAIAAIPLFALFIGMYTAFFVIFSIAIFSMYVFFVYGGPVFFLAAFPQTRSILKTWFRGLLNYALLVITASIIMGITASNLVDAIAQFQKQATSGESIFNLAYLKILIWCGFSLATILKSPDFAAHMTGSMAGSTTGIAGALSATSGAVGGGLLTMGHKGTQKSLGILGKAGEWAHNKAWGNATDALENMRGARK, via the coding sequence ATGAGTGAAGCAGGAATAGCCGGAAGCATCTTCACACAGCTTATCGGCTTAAACAATATTTACTTAAATTCCATATACTCCACTTTGATGGATTATTTTTGCACCCCTTTACGGATAGGGATGCTTATATACACTCTTTACATTGCATATTCTCTTTCTACTAAAGGATGGGAAGCAATGAAAAGCTTAACAGCAACATACCTCTATTTTCTGTTCTTATACAGTGCATTTCTCGAATTTAGTTTTTTCTATGAAAATATCGTTGATGTTACAATCAAAACCACGATGAACCTGTCCTCTTTCTTTATCTCCGCTGGTGAAGCAAAAGAATATACAAATGTACATGAAGTTTTTAACAAACTTGATGATACAGCAATGAACTTTTTTCAAGCAATCCAAAAAATTGCGCCAGATGAAACTTTCATCACAAATGCGGGGAAATACTTTACTTACGCGATTGCCGCTATCCCTCTGTTTGCCCTTTTTATAGGCATGTATACAGCTTTTTTTGTTATCTTTTCCATAGCTATCTTTTCCATGTATGTCTTTTTTGTCTATGGTGGTCCCGTCTTTTTTCTTGCCGCTTTTCCACAAACCAGAAGCATACTGAAAACTTGGTTTCGTGGACTGTTAAATTATGCACTTCTAGTAATAACCGCTTCAATCATTATGGGAATCACCGCGTCAAATCTTGTAGACGCGATTGCACAATTCCAAAAACAGGCCACTTCTGGTGAATCTATTTTCAACTTGGCCTATCTCAAAATTTTAATCTGGTGTGGCTTTTCGTTGGCAACAATTTTAAAAAGCCCAGATTTTGCCGCACATATGACCGGCTCAATGGCGGGATCAACAACGGGGATAGCTGGAGCTCTCTCGGCCACATCGGGCGCTGTGGGAGGAGGTCTTTTGACGATGGGACACAAAGGAACGCAAAAATCTTTGGGCATTTTGGGTAAAGCCGGGGAGTGGGCGCATAACAAGGCATGGGGAAATGCAACAGATGCGTTGGAAAATATGCGTGGTGCACGAAAATAA
- a CDS encoding type IV secretion system protein codes for MILKIIPWVLTFLLVLVLFLVLASRKRQNEIEQDSAYPTPLAILSNNNDTLRVLLLFTLVVIAALAAALITAWATHDKEFVFVETIKNGDRRFVRIEKAGRTISANKNLILAILQDYVEDLETIDGVSEELRFRRIKALSSKKLYVAHEKRILPNFIEYKAKGQKRSIKIVNASILQMNESTGVVEIEFEMTEAKDDTNITKTVGAQSILKYTFKPQEVPESKKYLNPIGIFVTAYQMDRRTK; via the coding sequence ATGATTCTTAAGATTATTCCTTGGGTTCTGACTTTCTTATTGGTGCTGGTGCTGTTTCTTGTTCTTGCCAGCCGCAAACGTCAGAACGAAATCGAACAGGATTCGGCGTACCCCACGCCTTTGGCTATCCTGTCGAACAACAATGATACGTTGCGCGTCTTATTGTTGTTCACCCTGGTGGTGATCGCCGCCCTTGCGGCGGCGCTCATCACCGCCTGGGCCACTCACGACAAAGAGTTTGTTTTTGTGGAGACTATAAAGAATGGAGATAGACGTTTCGTAAGAATCGAAAAGGCGGGCAGGACCATTTCTGCAAATAAGAATTTAATCCTGGCAATTCTTCAAGACTACGTGGAAGACCTGGAAACTATAGACGGGGTATCGGAAGAGTTGCGCTTTAGACGGATCAAAGCTCTGTCTTCTAAAAAATTGTACGTAGCTCATGAAAAACGTATTTTGCCCAATTTCATTGAATACAAAGCTAAAGGGCAAAAACGATCAATCAAAATCGTCAATGCTTCAATCTTACAAATGAACGAATCCACCGGTGTTGTCGAAATTGAATTTGAAATGACCGAAGCCAAGGATGACACAAACATCACAAAAACTGTCGGGGCTCAATCAATTTTAAAATACACATTCAAACCGCAAGAAGTCCCTGAATCCAAAAAGTATTTGAATCCTATCGGAATTTTCGTGACAGCCTATCAAATGGATCGGAGAACAAAATGA
- a CDS encoding TrbG/VirB9 family P-type conjugative transfer protein: MKKFIVILCLIAVAACPAWAKKRDAFGQAESGESAITNRPMMENINLQAVQKAFDDSNSTANIKEYSHYYKNTYKIRLRQYMTTTIILPQNENVEALVLGDEMNFSVKALRFRPKTPANKLEIFGKRAGADTNLTVMGESGNIYSFYLRIDDPTSPYLPDLIVYLKDNRIKFFRSRLLANNSQSDSDLDFRPKDQDEKAPDYLVETSPVPPSEWNFDYQIDAHGHGFAPRQIFDDGKWTYFRFGANGNMDTVKTLPIIYAVRDGVDVPINQQRKGEFVVVKTTSNSWTLWAGDKYICARQGK, encoded by the coding sequence ATGAAAAAGTTCATCGTAATTTTGTGCCTAATTGCCGTTGCAGCATGTCCGGCATGGGCCAAAAAAAGGGACGCATTCGGACAGGCCGAGAGTGGAGAAAGCGCGATTACAAATCGACCAATGATGGAAAATATCAACTTACAAGCCGTTCAAAAAGCGTTTGATGATTCTAATTCTACGGCAAACATTAAGGAATATTCGCATTACTACAAAAACACGTACAAAATTCGCCTTCGTCAATATATGACCACAACGATCATTTTGCCGCAAAACGAGAATGTGGAAGCCCTTGTTCTTGGGGATGAAATGAATTTTTCGGTCAAGGCTCTTAGGTTTCGCCCAAAGACCCCCGCCAACAAATTAGAGATTTTTGGCAAACGGGCAGGGGCTGATACAAATCTAACTGTCATGGGTGAATCAGGGAATATTTATTCCTTCTATCTGCGCATAGATGATCCCACTTCGCCCTATTTGCCTGATCTGATTGTTTATTTGAAAGATAATCGGATAAAATTTTTTCGTTCACGGCTCTTGGCCAACAATTCCCAATCGGATTCGGATTTAGACTTTCGTCCCAAAGACCAGGACGAGAAGGCCCCTGATTATTTAGTTGAGACTTCCCCGGTCCCTCCTTCGGAGTGGAATTTTGATTATCAAATAGATGCACATGGCCATGGGTTCGCGCCGAGGCAAATTTTTGATGATGGGAAATGGACATACTTCCGTTTTGGGGCAAACGGCAACATGGACACCGTTAAAACGTTGCCCATAATTTATGCCGTTCGGGACGGAGTAGATGTACCAATCAACCAACAGCGAAAAGGGGAGTTTGTAGTTGTAAAAACCACCAGCAATTCTTGGACCCTTTGGGCTGGCGATAAATATATTTGTGCGCGACAAGGCAAATAA
- a CDS encoding TrbI/VirB10 family protein: protein MTNAPTEIPKLRPASFGREFKIWAIIATVILGGSLGGAWAYREYYKPSQQIEDAAFIQDGTIDPIFNGSFLPEEKPKEIKLPPIPEIKTPAPILPPKKEIPPPSADDLFALVKPDRSIAQKRAAINAARQGKVSVRASHDLYGTEEKTDYVMTQRDFPDEGKTITSYPVNLERVLTADMFIPALLVNEIKSDLAGKVIARVERDIYSTHGRNILIPAGTSAVGYYEPLTKVGESRVKIIWVRMITPDGINIHTANAELADAMGRSGITGDVDNHYLEKYGLPLLMSTLQMIAAHTFPVKDQTSAAAIETYGTSVSNMGAKILDEHMKINPSVTISRGSRIQISIMKDIWFPEPFKRTVRAKAVMEDS from the coding sequence ATGACTAATGCACCTACCGAAATTCCTAAGTTGCGTCCTGCGTCATTTGGACGAGAGTTTAAAATCTGGGCAATCATAGCAACCGTTATTTTGGGCGGCTCTTTAGGCGGCGCTTGGGCTTATCGAGAATATTACAAACCTTCTCAACAGATTGAAGATGCCGCCTTTATTCAAGATGGAACCATTGATCCTATTTTCAACGGCAGCTTTCTGCCGGAAGAAAAACCAAAGGAAATTAAGCTACCTCCGATTCCTGAAATCAAAACCCCTGCTCCAATTTTGCCACCCAAAAAAGAAATTCCGCCGCCAAGTGCGGACGATCTTTTTGCGTTGGTTAAACCTGATCGTTCTATAGCTCAAAAACGCGCTGCAATTAATGCAGCGCGGCAAGGCAAAGTTTCTGTTCGTGCAAGTCACGATCTTTACGGCACAGAAGAAAAAACAGATTACGTCATGACTCAAAGAGATTTTCCCGACGAAGGGAAAACCATTACATCCTATCCAGTCAACTTGGAACGTGTATTGACTGCTGACATGTTTATTCCGGCTCTTTTAGTCAATGAAATTAAGAGTGATTTGGCCGGAAAGGTTATCGCACGTGTTGAAAGAGATATTTACAGCACTCACGGACGTAATATTCTGATCCCTGCGGGAACTTCTGCCGTAGGATATTATGAACCTCTTACCAAAGTAGGCGAGAGCCGAGTCAAAATAATCTGGGTACGGATGATCACACCGGACGGAATCAATATTCATACCGCAAACGCGGAATTAGCTGATGCAATGGGACGCTCTGGGATAACTGGTGATGTAGATAACCATTACCTTGAAAAATACGGTTTACCGCTGCTTATGTCCACATTGCAAATGATTGCGGCACATACGTTCCCAGTTAAAGACCAGACGAGTGCGGCTGCGATTGAAACTTACGGTACATCTGTTTCGAATATGGGCGCAAAAATTTTAGATGAACATATGAAAATCAATCCATCTGTGACCATTTCCAGAGGATCACGGATTCAAATTTCAATCATGAAAGATATCTGGTTTCCTGAACCTTTTAAACGAACGGTTCGAGCTAAAGCCGTTATGGAGGATTCCTAA